The window CGACCGCGGCGAGACCGACACCCAGGGCGCGTGGGACCAGGCCATCGGCCTGCTGAACGAGCTGGTCGGCTGATCACCCGGGGCGTCCTTCGTCTCGTCGCCGGCGCTCCTCGCTCAGGAACCGGTGCCTCCGGTTCCTGAGCGAGCCGAGCGAGACGAAGGGCGCCCCCACCGAACGAGGACACCCCATGACACTCACGCACGACCGCCCCGACACGGTGCCCGCGTCGTCGCAGCGTCCGCCCGCCGACACCGGTGCGAAGCGGCCCTGGCGGCACCGCCTCTCCCGCTTCGACCAGAACGCGTCGCCGTACTTCTACATCTCGCCGTTCTTCCTGCTGTTCGGACTGGTCGGCCTCTTCCCCCTGCTGTACACGGTGTGGGTGGCCGTGCACGAGTGGGACCTGCTGAAGGGCGAGGGCGACTTCGTCGGGCTCGGCAACTTCGTCGAGATCCTCGGCGACGGCATGTTCTGGAACTCGATCCGCAACACGCTCAGCATCTTCCTGCTCTCCGCGATCCCGCAGCTCGCGGTCGCCCTGCTGATCGCCTACCTGCTGGACCGCGGTCTGCGCGCCCCGACGTTCTGGCGCATGAGCGTGCTCATCCCGTTCGTGGTGACCCCGGTCGCCGTGGCCATCATCTTCTCGAGCATCTTCAACGAGGCGGACGGCCTGGCCAACAACCTGCTGAACCTGATCGGCATCGCGGATCAGCAGTGGAAGCACGACACGGTCCTGTCGCACATCGCGATCGCGGTGATGGTGAACTTCCGGTGGACCGGCTACAACGCCCTCATCCTCCTCGCCGCGATGCAGGCCGTGCCGCGGGACCTGTACGAGTCGGCCGCGCTCGACGGCGCCGGATCTGCGCGGCGCTTCTTCTCCATCACGATCCCGACCATCCGCCCCACCCTCATCTTCGTGATCATCACGGCCACGATCGGCGGCCTGCAGATCTTCGCGGAACCGCGGCTGTTCGACGTCTCCACCGCGGGCGGCATCGGCGGCAGCGACCGGCAGTTCCAGACCACGGTGCTGTTCCTGTGGGAGCTGGCCTTCTTCCGGCGCAACCTGGGCGAGGCCTCCGCGGTCGCGATCCTGCTGTTCCTGCTCATCGTGGGCATCGGCCTGATCAACTTCCTCGTCTCGCGGCGCATCTCCACCGGCGACGCCCCGAAGAACCGCGCGGCCCGCCGTCGCGCCCGCACCAGCAAGGAGGAGGCGCGATGACCGCCACGCAGGCCCTCAGCGTCCCGGAGCGCATCCGCCGCCGTCGGGGCGCCGCATCCGGCACCGCCGGCATCGGCAGCCGCCCGGGATTCCTCACCTACGGGCTGCTCGCGGCCTTCGTGCTCGGCAGCGCCTACCCCCTGTGGTGGTCGTTCGTGGTCGCCAGCGGCACCAACGCGACCAGGGGGGAGACGCTGCCGCTGATCCCGGGCGGGAACTTCCTCGCCAACGCGGCCAAGGTGTTCGACGCGATCCCGTTCTGGCTCGCGCTGGGCAACTCGGTCCTGATCTCCTCGATCATCACGCTCTCGGTCGTCACCTTCTCCACCCTCGCCGGCTACGCCTTCGCGAAGCTGCGGTTCCGGGGACGCGACGGGCTGATGGTGTTCGTGATCGCGACCATGGCGATCCCGACGCAGCTCGGCATCATCCCCCTGTTCATGCTGATGCGCGAGCTCGGGTGGACCGGGTCCATCGGCGCGGTGATCGTGCCGACCCTGGTGACCGCGTTCGGGGTGTTCTTCATGCGGCAGTACCTGGTGGACGTGATCCCGGACGAGCTCATCGAGGCGGCCCGCATGGACGGCGCCGGACAGTTCCGCACGTTCCTGACGGTCGGGGTGCCCGCCGCCCGTCCGGCCATGGCGATCCTCGGCCTGTTCACGTTCATGACCGCGTGGACCGACTACCTGTGGCCCCTGATCGTGCTCTCCCCCCAGAACCCCACGCTGCAGACGGCCCTCAGCCAGCTGCAGTCGGGCTACTACATCGACTACTCGATCGTGCTCGCCGGTGCGGTGCTCGCGACCCTCCCGCTCCTCGTGCTCTTCGTGGCGGCGGGGCGGCAGCTGGTCAGTGGCATCATGGCGGGCGCGGTGAAAGGATGACCCCTATGACGCGTGCCTTCCCCTCGGACTTCCTCTTCGGCGCGGCGACGGCGGCCTACCAGATCGAGGGCGCCGCCTTCGAGGACGGACGCACCGCCTCCATCTGGGATGCGTTCGCGCGCGAGCCCGGCGCGGTGGTCGGCGGCGACAACGGGGATGTGGCGTGCGACCACTACCACCGGTACCCGCAGGACGTCGCGCTCATGAAGGACCTCGGGTTGCAGACGTACCGGTTCTCCACGTCGTGGTCGCGCGTGCGGCCCGACGGCGGGGCCGTGAACCGGGCGGGCGTCGACTTCTACAGCCGCCTGGTCGACGAGCTGCTCGCGGCCGACATCCTGCCCTGGCTCACGCTGTACCACTGGGACCTGCCGCAGGCGCTGCAGGAGGGCGGGGGCTGGACGAACCG of the Microbacterium sufflavum genome contains:
- a CDS encoding carbohydrate ABC transporter permease; translation: MTATQALSVPERIRRRRGAASGTAGIGSRPGFLTYGLLAAFVLGSAYPLWWSFVVASGTNATRGETLPLIPGGNFLANAAKVFDAIPFWLALGNSVLISSIITLSVVTFSTLAGYAFAKLRFRGRDGLMVFVIATMAIPTQLGIIPLFMLMRELGWTGSIGAVIVPTLVTAFGVFFMRQYLVDVIPDELIEAARMDGAGQFRTFLTVGVPAARPAMAILGLFTFMTAWTDYLWPLIVLSPQNPTLQTALSQLQSGYYIDYSIVLAGAVLATLPLLVLFVAAGRQLVSGIMAGAVKG
- a CDS encoding carbohydrate ABC transporter permease: MTLTHDRPDTVPASSQRPPADTGAKRPWRHRLSRFDQNASPYFYISPFFLLFGLVGLFPLLYTVWVAVHEWDLLKGEGDFVGLGNFVEILGDGMFWNSIRNTLSIFLLSAIPQLAVALLIAYLLDRGLRAPTFWRMSVLIPFVVTPVAVAIIFSSIFNEADGLANNLLNLIGIADQQWKHDTVLSHIAIAVMVNFRWTGYNALILLAAMQAVPRDLYESAALDGAGSARRFFSITIPTIRPTLIFVIITATIGGLQIFAEPRLFDVSTAGGIGGSDRQFQTTVLFLWELAFFRRNLGEASAVAILLFLLIVGIGLINFLVSRRISTGDAPKNRAARRRARTSKEEAR